Proteins from one Thalassophryne amazonica chromosome 20, fThaAma1.1, whole genome shotgun sequence genomic window:
- the rpl30 gene encoding 60S ribosomal protein L30, translated as MVAAKKTKKSMESINSRLQLVMKSGKYVLGYKQSQKMIRQGKAKLVILANNCPALRKSEIEYYAMLAKTGVHHYSGNNIELGTACGKYYRVCTLAIIDPGDSDIIRSMPDQQPQPHVSCGSLSLFK; from the exons ATGGTGGCCGCTAAAAAGACG AAAAAGTCGATGGAGTCCATCAACTCTCGGCTCCAACTAGTGATGAAAAGTGGGAAGTATGTTCTTGGCTACAAACAGTCCCAGAAGATGATCCGTCAGGGGAAAGCCAAGCTGGTCATCCTGGCTAACAACTGTCCTGCCCTCAG GAAATCTGAGATTGAGTACTACGCCATGCTGGCCAAGACGGGTGTCCACCATTACAGTGGAAATAACATTGAGCTTGGCACAGCTTGTGGGAAATACTACAGGGTTTGCACGCTGGCCATCATTGACCCTG GTGATTCTGACATCATTAGGAGCATGCCAGATCAGCAGCCACAGCCGCATGTAAGCTGTGGCTCTCTCTCCTTGTTCAAATAA